From Acidipropionibacterium acidipropionici, one genomic window encodes:
- a CDS encoding glutamyl-tRNA reductase has translation MSVDHSEHGLGAVGAAAEQVRGLGLALTDAPGVRGAMVLSTCNRVLVLAELTAGPDDPEALLRRLLAGHGATALAESSSLHSDDDAVWQVFRIASGLESMVTGEREIAGQLKRALADARRDNTASYLVAHVVEEALRTSKKVAADTELSAEGRTVVAIGLDLVARRVELSGARVLVMGTGSYAGATCAQLRSRGVAEIMVCSASGRADGFARRHEVTAVPADDLVDALSAADLVVTCRGNGTPALTRDMARRALAARAENLHVGPLVALDLAVSGDVEEPAPAGLRVIDLENIRDAVPASAAVERGRAERIVADGVRELAVDLERRRLSPAVVALRDVLSDLVETELDRLPDEGEIPVERAAQALRRLAASMAHIPAARARIASEQGLGDRWLNSLTDVLGIDVEVDAPFLDLAGVEATAEAACPVTGLRIDDLAPDSRPTDSALPPSGPGAGEPLKQREPKDLTSVMKESR, from the coding sequence GTGTCCGTAGATCATTCCGAGCACGGTCTCGGAGCCGTCGGCGCGGCCGCAGAGCAGGTGAGGGGCCTCGGACTGGCCCTCACCGACGCCCCTGGGGTGCGCGGAGCGATGGTGCTGTCGACATGCAACAGGGTGCTCGTCCTGGCCGAGCTCACCGCCGGTCCCGACGACCCCGAGGCGCTGCTGCGCCGGCTGCTGGCCGGCCACGGCGCCACCGCGCTGGCCGAGTCCAGCAGTCTTCACTCCGACGACGACGCCGTCTGGCAGGTCTTCCGGATCGCCTCCGGACTGGAGTCGATGGTCACCGGGGAACGTGAGATCGCCGGTCAGCTCAAGCGGGCCCTGGCCGACGCCCGTCGCGACAACACCGCCAGCTACCTCGTCGCCCATGTCGTCGAGGAGGCGCTGCGCACCTCCAAGAAGGTCGCTGCGGACACCGAGCTGTCCGCCGAGGGGCGCACCGTCGTCGCCATCGGCCTGGATCTGGTGGCCCGCAGAGTCGAACTGTCCGGGGCCCGGGTGCTGGTGATGGGCACGGGCTCCTACGCCGGAGCCACCTGCGCCCAGCTGCGCTCCCGCGGCGTCGCCGAGATCATGGTCTGCTCCGCCTCCGGGCGCGCCGACGGATTCGCCCGCCGTCACGAGGTGACGGCGGTGCCCGCCGACGACCTGGTCGACGCCCTGTCGGCCGCCGACCTGGTGGTCACCTGCCGTGGCAACGGGACCCCGGCGCTGACCCGCGACATGGCCCGCCGCGCGCTGGCCGCGCGTGCCGAGAATCTTCACGTCGGGCCGCTGGTGGCCCTGGACCTGGCCGTCTCGGGGGACGTCGAGGAGCCCGCACCGGCCGGCCTGCGGGTCATCGACCTGGAGAACATCCGGGACGCCGTTCCCGCCAGCGCGGCCGTCGAGCGGGGCAGGGCCGAGAGGATCGTGGCCGACGGCGTCCGCGAGCTGGCCGTCGACCTGGAACGCCGCCGCCTCTCACCGGCCGTGGTGGCCCTGCGCGACGTCCTCTCTGATCTCGTCGAGACCGAGCTGGACCGGCTCCCCGACGAGGGCGAGATCCCCGTCGAGCGGGCCGCCCAGGCGCTGCGGCGGCTGGCCGCCTCGATGGCTCACATCCCCGCCGCCCGCGCCAGGATCGCCTCCGAGCAGGGGCTGGGGGACCGTTGGCTCAACTCCCTGACAGACGTGCTGGGGATAGACGTCGAGGTCGACGCCCCCTTCCTGGATCTGGCCGGCGTCGAGGCCACCGCGGAGGCGGCCTGCCCGGTCACCGGCCTGCGGATCGACGACCTGGCCCCCGACAGCCGCCCGACCGATAGTGCCCTCCCGCCCTCGGGCCCGGGAGCCGGCGAGCCCCTGAAGCAGCGTGAACCCAAGGATCTGACTTCGGTCATGAAGGAGAGTCGATGA
- the hemQ gene encoding hydrogen peroxide-dependent heme synthase: MSDHTPARGLNEPLDPYDAVLIASFGGPRGPEEVRPFLRRVSGGRIPESRLDAVAEHYDRFGGTSPINDANDALLEALRINLRAHGSDVPVVLGNRNGSPYLADVVDSLYKDGARRVLMLPTSAFDSFSGCRQYRRDADAVLAELGHTDMVIDKVAPFWAVGGYTTANAEALMDAFGRIPPTSLEATRVVFVTHSIPLPMQEASGSGEPGTDYVAQHQQLCARVAETVRTRFGGMPRWDLVYCSRSGRPTDPWLEPDVNDYLRTLPAQGVKSVVLAPVGFISDHMEVVNDLDREAAETVADLGLAMARATTAGTHPAFVESLGELLAGQAAAVRQAGGRLPEAWLCGCERGGQVRGGRSLGDQGALPPVYRAGDADPAPASHPSSAQSADSAHSPVEGTPPPASQAASPVADSVVGAGAAPQSGSTVAQDAGAAGSAPSPTSGESPVSADSPSTSSAVSDAAGSTITRTSTGDGTYTVPTDARDHAVQPDEVNRASLWAMYSVFKVSDPLPSDDAALADLVTGSIDWAAGAGAETRGWYDLSGLRADADLLVWWTAADAAALQETYHRFVGSGLGRHLSPVWSNLAVHRPAEFNRSHLPSCFAGVAPRRWACFYPFVRTKDWYLLDAGDRSRMLREHGISGAASPDVKASTLAAFALGDYEWILTLEADDPARLVDVMKDLRYVEARRHVDVDTPFFTGERVDPDTWARRQLRG; the protein is encoded by the coding sequence ATGAGCGACCACACCCCGGCCCGGGGACTCAACGAACCGCTCGACCCCTACGACGCGGTGCTGATCGCCTCCTTCGGAGGGCCGCGCGGTCCCGAGGAGGTGCGCCCCTTCCTGAGGAGGGTCTCCGGAGGCCGGATCCCTGAGTCCAGGCTCGACGCCGTCGCGGAGCACTACGACCGGTTCGGCGGCACCAGCCCCATCAACGACGCCAACGACGCCCTGCTCGAGGCGCTCCGGATCAACCTGCGGGCCCACGGCTCCGACGTCCCGGTGGTGCTCGGCAACCGCAACGGCTCGCCCTACCTGGCCGACGTCGTCGACTCCCTTTACAAGGACGGGGCCCGGCGCGTGCTCATGCTGCCCACCTCCGCCTTCGACTCCTTCTCCGGCTGCCGGCAGTACCGCCGCGACGCCGACGCGGTGCTCGCCGAGCTCGGCCACACCGACATGGTCATCGACAAGGTGGCCCCCTTCTGGGCCGTCGGCGGCTACACCACCGCCAACGCCGAGGCCCTGATGGACGCCTTCGGGAGGATCCCCCCGACCTCCCTGGAGGCCACCCGGGTGGTCTTCGTGACCCATTCCATCCCGCTGCCCATGCAGGAGGCTTCCGGATCCGGGGAGCCCGGCACCGACTACGTCGCCCAGCATCAGCAGCTGTGCGCCAGGGTCGCCGAGACGGTCCGCACCCGGTTCGGCGGGATGCCCCGGTGGGATCTCGTGTACTGCTCGCGCTCGGGCCGACCCACCGACCCGTGGCTGGAGCCCGACGTCAACGACTACCTGCGCACCCTGCCCGCACAGGGGGTGAAGTCGGTGGTGCTGGCCCCGGTCGGGTTCATCTCCGACCACATGGAGGTCGTCAACGACCTGGACCGCGAGGCCGCCGAGACGGTGGCCGACCTGGGTCTGGCGATGGCCAGGGCCACCACGGCGGGCACCCACCCGGCCTTCGTCGAGAGCCTCGGCGAGCTGCTGGCCGGGCAGGCCGCGGCCGTGCGCCAGGCCGGCGGACGGCTGCCCGAGGCCTGGCTGTGCGGCTGCGAGCGCGGCGGCCAGGTGCGGGGTGGACGCAGCCTGGGAGATCAGGGCGCCCTGCCGCCGGTGTACCGGGCCGGAGACGCCGACCCGGCCCCGGCGTCCCACCCGTCCTCGGCACAGTCCGCGGACTCGGCACATTCGCCCGTCGAAGGGACGCCGCCCCCGGCGTCCCAAGCGGCTTCGCCCGTCGCTGATTCGGTCGTCGGAGCGGGTGCCGCCCCTCAGAGCGGCTCTACGGTGGCTCAGGACGCCGGCGCGGCCGGGTCCGCCCCGTCCCCGACCTCAGGAGAGTCGCCCGTGTCCGCTGACAGCCCCTCCACCAGCAGCGCCGTGTCCGACGCCGCCGGTTCCACCATCACCCGCACCTCGACCGGCGACGGCACCTACACCGTCCCCACCGATGCCCGCGACCACGCCGTCCAGCCCGATGAGGTGAACCGGGCCAGCCTGTGGGCGATGTACTCGGTGTTCAAGGTCAGCGACCCGCTTCCCTCCGACGACGCCGCGCTGGCCGACCTGGTGACCGGTTCGATCGACTGGGCCGCCGGGGCCGGGGCCGAGACCCGCGGCTGGTACGACCTGTCGGGGCTGCGCGCCGACGCCGACCTGCTCGTCTGGTGGACCGCCGCCGACGCCGCCGCCCTCCAGGAGACCTACCACCGCTTCGTCGGATCGGGGCTGGGACGCCACCTGTCCCCGGTCTGGTCGAACCTGGCGGTGCACCGCCCCGCCGAGTTCAACAGATCCCACCTGCCGTCCTGCTTCGCGGGCGTCGCACCGCGCCGGTGGGCCTGCTTCTACCCCTTCGTGCGCACCAAGGACTGGTACCTGCTGGACGCCGGTGACCGCTCCCGGATGCTGCGCGAGCACGGCATCTCCGGCGCCGCCAGCCCCGACGTCAAGGCCTCCACACTCGCGGCCTTCGCACTGGGCGACTACGAGTGGATCCTGACCCTGGAGGCCGACGACCCGGCCCGCCTGGTCGACGTCATGAAAGACCTCCGATACGTCGAGGCCAGACGCCATGTGGACGTCGACACCCCGTTCTTCACCGGGGAGAGGGTTGATCCCGACACGTGGGCGAGGAGGCAGCTTCGCGGCTGA
- the disA gene encoding DNA integrity scanning diadenylate cyclase DisA, whose amino-acid sequence MTDDAPEYGSEPEQVRHLMALLAPGTPIRDGLERILHGRTGALIVLGDSPEVRKVSTGGFSIDVRLTPQALRELSKMDGGIVLSSDHERIMAAGVHFVPDRELRTEETGTRHRSADRVAQQTGIPAVVASASMNTLSVFLRGRRYRIEEPEKLLTRANQALDTLGSYRSRLVDQTSALTMVEVRDVATVADVAAVAQRIEMAHRIDSEVRAYVSALGVEGRLIQLQRDELIDGVEELSRLLVEDYRPDDVAPGEFTLAPLSALSWDDLGRPLRVAAAIGLAPSHYPLSTVLHARGHRQLSTIGDLPPRTVQAIIDRFGTLQSLYAAGSGELGEVDGVGPQKAKSIRDALERIFEGDEQAGGLR is encoded by the coding sequence ATGACCGACGACGCCCCCGAGTACGGGTCCGAGCCCGAGCAGGTACGCCATCTGATGGCGCTGCTCGCCCCCGGCACCCCCATTCGAGACGGTCTGGAGCGCATCCTTCACGGCCGGACCGGCGCCCTCATCGTGCTGGGCGACTCCCCCGAGGTGCGGAAGGTCTCCACCGGCGGATTCTCGATCGACGTGCGGCTCACCCCGCAGGCGCTGCGCGAACTGTCCAAGATGGACGGCGGGATCGTGCTGTCGAGCGACCATGAGCGGATCATGGCGGCCGGGGTGCATTTCGTCCCGGACCGGGAGCTGCGCACCGAGGAGACGGGCACCCGTCATCGCTCCGCGGACAGGGTCGCCCAGCAGACCGGAATCCCGGCCGTGGTGGCCTCGGCGTCCATGAACACCCTTTCGGTCTTCCTGCGTGGCCGCCGCTACCGCATCGAGGAACCGGAGAAGCTGCTGACCCGCGCCAACCAGGCGCTGGACACCCTCGGCAGCTACCGTTCCAGACTTGTGGATCAGACCTCGGCCCTCACCATGGTCGAGGTGCGCGACGTCGCGACGGTGGCCGACGTCGCCGCGGTGGCCCAGCGCATCGAGATGGCCCATCGGATCGACTCGGAGGTCCGGGCCTATGTGTCGGCGCTGGGGGTGGAGGGGCGCCTCATCCAGCTCCAGCGCGATGAACTCATCGACGGCGTCGAGGAGCTCTCGCGTCTGCTCGTCGAGGACTACCGACCCGACGACGTCGCCCCCGGGGAGTTCACCCTGGCGCCGCTGTCAGCACTGAGCTGGGACGATCTGGGACGGCCCCTGAGGGTGGCGGCGGCCATCGGGCTGGCCCCCTCCCACTATCCCCTGTCGACGGTCCTGCACGCCCGCGGACACCGCCAGCTGTCGACCATCGGGGACCTTCCGCCGCGCACCGTGCAGGCCATCATCGACCGCTTCGGCACCCTGCAGTCCCTGTACGCCGCCGGCTCCGGAGAGCTCGGAGAGGTCGACGGCGTGGGCCCGCAGAAGGCCAAGAGCATCCGAGACGCCCTGGAGCGCATCTTCGAGGGAGACGAGCAGGCCGGCGGTCTGCGCTGA
- the radA gene encoding DNA repair protein RadA has protein sequence MAKKATTTWVCTECGWTTAKWVGRCGECQTWGSVVEKGAPKLTDVTTHVPVSRAVPIGTVSEQAADRHLTGIGELDRVLGGGLVPGVVVLLAGEPGVGKSTLLLDVAAKWAQAGRRTLYVTGEESAAQVRLRAGRTKALADELYLAAETDLGTVLGHIEQTEPSLMVLDSVQTIGTTQADGSPGGVSQVREVTAALVRVAKQRGMAVVIVGHVTKEGSIAGPRTMEHLVDVVLAFEGDRHSGFRMVRATKNRYGPADEVGCFEMTDAGIIEVPDPSGLFTSDNADPQPGTCVTVTMEGRRPLLSEVQALVAPSATEKYPRRTNHGVEGGRVAMILAVLERKAGLPLSSRDVYVSTVGGARISDPSADLAIAVAIASASADRNFPTRVIALGEVGLAGDLRRVPGLERRVGEAARLGFDLAIVPRNSREAHTRIPSMHGLHVVEVSSLAEALGVLNLGRRRRGAARAEADGDRAAPATTVGA, from the coding sequence ATGGCGAAGAAGGCGACGACGACCTGGGTGTGCACCGAGTGCGGCTGGACGACCGCGAAGTGGGTCGGGCGCTGCGGCGAGTGCCAGACCTGGGGCTCGGTGGTGGAGAAGGGCGCCCCGAAACTGACCGACGTCACCACTCACGTCCCCGTCTCGCGGGCGGTGCCGATCGGCACCGTCTCCGAGCAGGCGGCCGACCGGCATCTCACCGGTATCGGGGAGCTGGACCGGGTGCTGGGCGGCGGCCTGGTGCCGGGAGTCGTGGTGCTGCTGGCCGGCGAGCCGGGTGTGGGCAAGTCCACCCTGCTGCTCGACGTCGCCGCGAAATGGGCTCAGGCGGGCCGCCGGACCCTGTACGTGACAGGTGAGGAGTCGGCCGCCCAGGTGAGGCTGCGGGCGGGCCGGACGAAGGCTCTGGCCGACGAGCTCTACCTGGCAGCCGAGACCGATCTGGGGACGGTTCTGGGCCACATCGAGCAGACCGAACCAAGCCTCATGGTGCTGGACTCGGTGCAGACCATCGGCACCACCCAGGCCGACGGGTCACCTGGCGGGGTGTCCCAGGTGCGGGAGGTCACCGCCGCCCTGGTGAGGGTCGCCAAGCAGCGCGGGATGGCGGTGGTCATCGTCGGCCATGTCACCAAGGAGGGGTCGATCGCCGGGCCGCGCACGATGGAGCATCTGGTCGACGTCGTGCTCGCCTTCGAGGGCGACCGGCACTCCGGTTTCAGGATGGTCCGCGCCACCAAGAACCGCTACGGCCCGGCCGACGAGGTGGGCTGTTTCGAGATGACCGACGCCGGCATCATCGAGGTGCCCGACCCGTCGGGGCTGTTCACCTCCGACAATGCCGATCCGCAGCCGGGCACCTGCGTCACCGTCACCATGGAGGGCCGTCGCCCTCTGCTGTCGGAGGTTCAGGCCCTGGTGGCCCCCTCGGCCACCGAGAAGTACCCGCGACGCACCAATCACGGCGTCGAGGGTGGCCGGGTGGCGATGATCCTCGCGGTTCTGGAGCGCAAGGCCGGGCTGCCGTTGAGCTCCCGCGACGTCTACGTGTCGACGGTCGGCGGGGCCAGGATCTCCGACCCCTCCGCGGATCTGGCCATCGCGGTGGCGATCGCCTCGGCCTCGGCCGACCGCAACTTCCCCACCCGGGTGATCGCCCTGGGTGAGGTGGGGCTGGCCGGCGATCTGCGCCGGGTCCCCGGCCTGGAACGACGGGTGGGCGAGGCGGCCCGGCTGGGCTTCGACCTGGCGATCGTGCCCCGCAACTCCCGGGAGGCCCACACCAGGATCCCCTCGATGCACGGCCTGCATGTCGTGGAGGTGTCCTCGCTGGCCGAGGCCCTCGGTGTGCTCAACCTGGGGCGCCGCCGTCGCGGGGCGGCGAGGGCCGAGGCGGATGGTGACCGGGCCGCCCCGGCAACTACAGTCGGAGCATGA
- a CDS encoding class I SAM-dependent methyltransferase codes for MVTQSSRDDASYRHREIAGSFGADAAKYDRLRPRYPEPLVDAVAERLPGRSLLDVGIGTGISSQPFFERGFTVLGVEPDERMASLARSKGLAVETGRFEDWDPAGRVFDGVIAGQSWHWIDPDAGARRAAETLRPGGVLAIFWNFGAPPRQLAARFAEVFDSLDTGLPFNPWAASARPDRFENPYGSIIDRAAAGLAATGAFGEADRHSWTSASTVARDEWLESTSTSGGINRLPKDTLDALLDGLGKVIDDAGGSLEVTSGTVAAITTRV; via the coding sequence GTGGTCACTCAATCGTCGAGGGATGACGCCTCCTACCGTCACCGCGAGATCGCCGGATCCTTCGGGGCCGATGCCGCGAAGTACGACCGACTGCGCCCCCGATATCCGGAGCCACTCGTCGACGCCGTCGCCGAGCGCCTTCCCGGCCGATCGCTGCTCGACGTGGGGATCGGCACCGGGATCTCCTCACAGCCTTTCTTCGAGCGCGGATTCACCGTTCTCGGCGTGGAACCCGACGAGCGCATGGCATCCCTGGCGCGGTCGAAGGGCCTAGCCGTGGAGACGGGGCGCTTCGAGGACTGGGACCCGGCCGGACGGGTCTTCGACGGTGTCATCGCCGGGCAGTCCTGGCACTGGATCGATCCCGACGCCGGGGCCCGGAGGGCGGCGGAGACGCTTCGCCCCGGTGGCGTCCTGGCGATCTTCTGGAACTTCGGGGCCCCTCCGCGGCAGCTCGCCGCACGATTCGCCGAGGTCTTCGACTCCCTGGACACGGGCCTGCCGTTCAACCCCTGGGCGGCGTCGGCCCGGCCCGATCGGTTCGAGAATCCCTACGGCTCCATCATCGACCGGGCTGCCGCGGGACTGGCGGCGACGGGTGCGTTCGGTGAGGCGGACAGGCACTCCTGGACGTCAGCGTCGACCGTGGCGCGCGACGAGTGGCTGGAGTCGACGTCGACATCCGGTGGCATCAACCGGCTCCCGAAGGACACCCTCGATGCACTCCTCGACGGCCTGGGCAAGGTCATCGACGACGCCGGCGGCAGCCTCGAGGTGACCAGCGGAACGGTCGCCGCGATCACCACGAGGGTCTGA
- a CDS encoding VOC family protein, translating to MHVDHLTFVAGPDGLKAEAARLGERLGVSLKDGGFHPRFGTRNHILPLVGPRYIEVVEVLDHPAADKAVYGQAVRARSEMGGGWMGWSVSVPDLAPYESRLERKSVPGSRHFPDGRLLEWHQIGIKGLIADPQLPYFIHWESPADVQPSALDGQIRLDTIEISGSRDRVEDWLGETLPDQLEGINFEFTSPNGHPGINAAILDTPAKGLVRI from the coding sequence ATGCATGTCGACCACCTCACCTTTGTTGCCGGCCCGGACGGACTCAAGGCCGAGGCCGCCCGTCTGGGCGAGAGGCTCGGAGTCTCCCTCAAGGACGGGGGGTTCCACCCCCGGTTCGGAACCCGCAATCACATTCTTCCGCTGGTCGGCCCCCGCTACATCGAGGTGGTGGAGGTGCTCGACCACCCGGCAGCCGACAAGGCCGTCTACGGCCAGGCGGTCCGCGCCCGCTCCGAGATGGGGGGCGGCTGGATGGGCTGGTCGGTCTCGGTACCCGACCTCGCCCCCTACGAGTCGCGACTCGAGCGCAAGTCGGTGCCCGGCTCGCGGCACTTCCCCGACGGCCGGCTGCTGGAATGGCACCAGATCGGGATCAAGGGCCTGATCGCCGACCCGCAGCTGCCCTACTTCATCCACTGGGAGTCTCCCGCCGACGTCCAGCCCAGCGCTCTGGACGGTCAGATCCGCCTCGACACGATCGAGATCTCCGGATCCCGCGACCGGGTCGAGGACTGGCTCGGGGAGACGCTGCCCGATCAGCTCGAGGGCATCAACTTCGAGTTCACCAGCCCGAACGGCCACCCCGGGATCAACGCCGCGATCCTGGACACCCCGGCCAAGGGATTGGTACGCATCTGA
- a CDS encoding sugar phosphate isomerase/epimerase family protein, which yields MTLSTSSMYPESTASTFECASELGYDGVEVMVGMDQVSADLDQVEAFSHYHEMPVTSVHAPCLLVTPNVWGTDPWGKLDRSGEAARRFGSRVIVVHPPFRWQRDYSSAFEAGIARLNADERNRAAGVIYAVENMYPWRTPAGKFLAYAPDWDPTLRSYDHLTLDLSHASTGRMEALDYVRAWGRRLAHIHLTDGSGSFKDEHLLPGEGDQRSFEVVREAVAHGFNGDVVLEVNTRRFASRSDRQDALGHCLEGTRDAVAEGMASRTGARAMSGSK from the coding sequence GTGACGCTGTCCACAAGCTCGATGTACCCCGAATCGACGGCGAGCACCTTCGAGTGCGCTTCCGAACTCGGCTATGACGGCGTCGAGGTCATGGTGGGTATGGACCAGGTGTCCGCTGACCTCGACCAGGTGGAGGCCTTCTCCCACTACCACGAGATGCCCGTCACATCTGTGCACGCCCCGTGCCTGCTCGTCACCCCGAATGTGTGGGGGACCGATCCCTGGGGGAAGCTCGACCGCAGTGGCGAGGCCGCCCGCCGGTTCGGGTCCCGGGTGATCGTCGTCCACCCGCCATTTCGCTGGCAGCGTGACTACTCGTCGGCCTTCGAGGCGGGGATCGCCAGGCTGAACGCCGATGAGCGCAACCGCGCCGCCGGCGTCATCTATGCAGTGGAGAATATGTATCCGTGGCGCACCCCGGCCGGGAAGTTCCTCGCCTATGCGCCCGACTGGGATCCCACGCTGCGCTCCTACGACCACCTCACCCTGGACCTGTCCCACGCATCGACCGGCCGGATGGAGGCGCTGGACTACGTCCGCGCCTGGGGGCGGCGTCTGGCCCATATCCACCTCACCGACGGCTCCGGTTCCTTCAAGGATGAGCACCTGCTGCCGGGGGAGGGGGATCAGCGCTCCTTCGAGGTGGTGCGCGAGGCCGTCGCCCACGGATTCAACGGGGACGTCGTTCTGGAGGTCAACACCCGCCGGTTCGCCAGCAGGTCCGACAGGCAGGACGCCCTGGGCCACTGCCTGGAGGGGACCCGGGACGCTGTCGCCGAGGGCATGGCCTCGAGGACCGGTGCCCGGGCCATGTCGGGGAGCAAGTGA
- a CDS encoding proline dehydrogenase family protein codes for MPMRRSRIRRAVTAAATNHRIAEAMTRAEPIRLIAEDYVAGETLTDAVATALDRVDKGLEVTLHPLSTEIADPRAAEDTTGSLIGAVEELGSWPELEGHAEVSINLTSLGLRLPGGGPRAALEHAEAVCRAARNHGVLVTVEDEGPEVHPETLEIVTSLLADFPDTGVVVQAARHDSLDQIRELAAPGRRIRLCKGAYSGPAREMVTRPHDVDLRMASCLRALLQSPATAMIATHDPVFVAIAERLIADLGRGPDDTEFQMLQGIRPLEQRRLADIGLKVRVYLPWGREWYRYCARQLLDRPANLWLFSRSLVVHR; via the coding sequence ATGCCGATGAGACGCTCGCGGATCCGCCGAGCGGTGACGGCGGCGGCGACGAACCACAGGATCGCCGAGGCCATGACCCGGGCGGAGCCGATCCGCCTGATCGCCGAGGACTACGTCGCCGGCGAGACTCTCACCGACGCGGTCGCCACCGCACTCGACCGCGTCGACAAGGGCCTGGAGGTGACCCTGCACCCGCTCAGCACGGAGATCGCCGATCCGCGGGCCGCTGAGGACACCACCGGAAGTCTCATCGGCGCCGTCGAGGAGCTGGGATCCTGGCCCGAGCTCGAGGGGCACGCCGAGGTGTCGATCAATCTCACCTCGCTGGGTCTGCGGCTGCCGGGCGGCGGGCCGCGGGCGGCCCTGGAGCATGCCGAGGCGGTGTGCCGGGCCGCCCGGAATCACGGCGTCCTGGTGACCGTCGAGGACGAGGGGCCCGAGGTCCACCCCGAGACCTTGGAGATCGTCACATCTCTGCTCGCGGACTTCCCCGACACCGGCGTCGTCGTCCAGGCGGCGCGGCACGATTCGCTGGACCAGATCCGTGAGCTGGCCGCCCCCGGTCGCCGGATCCGGCTCTGCAAGGGCGCCTACTCGGGGCCGGCACGGGAGATGGTGACCCGTCCCCACGACGTCGACCTGCGGATGGCGTCCTGCCTTCGCGCCCTGCTGCAGAGCCCCGCGACGGCGATGATCGCCACCCATGATCCGGTCTTCGTGGCGATCGCCGAGCGACTCATCGCCGATCTGGGCCGTGGCCCCGACGACACGGAGTTCCAGATGCTCCAGGGCATTCGGCCGCTGGAGCAGCGGCGGCTGGCCGATATCGGGCTCAAGGTCCGCGTCTACCTGCCGTGGGGCCGCGAGTGGTACCGATACTGCGCCCGCCAGCTGCTCGACCGGCCCGCCAATCTCTGGCTGTTCTCCCGCTCGCTGGTGGTGCACCGATGA